The genome window CCCTCGCCGAAGACTGAGCTTGCTTTAGGCGCTTATATCAACAGCCCCGCCGCGCCCTCATGGCGCAGCAATGCGACCTTGGTCTCAACCCCGCCTGCCCCGCTAAAGCCGGTCAGCCCCTTTGCCCCCATCACGCGGTGGCAGGGGATGATAATCGGGATCGGATTGCCGCCACAGGCCCCGCCCACCGCTTGCGCTGGCATGCCAAGGTCGCGGGCAATCTCGCCATAGGTGCGGGTATCGCCGAACGGAATCGCCAGAATCGCGGCGCAGACCTCGCGCTGGAAATCGCTCCCTTTGATGCGAAGTGGCAGGTCAAAGCTCTGGCGCTTACCTGTCGCGTATTCGTTAAGTTGGCTCAGCGCAGTATCGAGCAGGTCCGAGCAGTCCTGCCGTGTCGCCTGCCCCCAGCCAAGCGCGGTGATGGCGCCGTCTTCTTCGGTCAAGGTCAGATCGCCGAAGGGCGTGGTGAGGGAGGCGTGTTTCATTGTCCCATTCTGCGCCAGAAACGACATTTACGAAAGAGCGCTAAGGGCGATGCCCAGTGTGCCACCGTGCGGGGCATTGGCGACCGGCCAAAGAAAAACGGGCGCCGGTTATCCCGACGCCCGTTTTACCATGCTCTTGGAACGCCTTAGGCTTCCGCCAACGCCTCACGCACTGCTTCATCGCAGCGCCCGCAAACGCCGGGATGCTCATGCGTGCCGACATCAGGCAGCACCTTCCAGCAGCGCTCGCATTTGGCACCTTCGGCCTTTTCAAACACCACGGACACGCCTTGCGTCTCGGGCATGCGGAAGGCCTCAGCCGGGGCTGCATCGCCTGTTACGGTGATGTCAGACGTGATCGCAACATCCTCAAACGACACGCTTTCCAGCGCTTCGCGCTGCGCCTCATCGGTCACATGGACAATCGGTGCCGCCTCAAGCGAGGCACCGATTACCTTCTCAGTCCGCTGAACCTCAAGCGCTGCCGTTACCACACGCCGCGCGGCACGGACCTTGGCCCATTTCGCGGCCAGTTCCGGGTTTAACCATGCTTCGGGTGTCTCAGGCATATCCACAAGATGCACCGAGGATTCCTCGCCGGGGAAGCGCTCCAACCAGACTTCTTCCATGGTAAAGACCAGCACAGGTGCAAGCCATGTAGTCAGACGGTGGAAGAGGATATCCAGTACCGACCGCGCGGCGCGGCGGCGCAGAGTATCGCCATCACAATAGAGCGCATCCTTGCGGATATCAAAGTAGAAGGCCGAGAGATCGACGGTGGCAAAGGTGAACACCGCCTGAAACACACCTTGGAAATCGAAGCGCGCAAAACCATCCCGCACGACTTTGTCGAGCTCCGCCACCCGGTGCAGCACCCAACGCTCCAACTCGGGCATATCGGCGGGATCGACGCGATCGGCCTCGGAGAAATCATTCAACGCCCCCAGCATGTAGCGCATGGTGTTGCGCAAACGGCGATAGCTATCGGCCACGCCTTTGAGAATCTCATCCCCGATCCGCTGGTCGGCGGTATAATCGGTCTGCGCCACCCAGAGCCGCAGAATATCCGCGCCATACTGCTGCACGATCTTCTCGGGCACGATGGTATTGCCGATGGATTTGGACATCTTCATGCCCTTGGCGTCCAGCGTGAAGCCATGAGTCACCACATTGCGGTAAGGCGCGCGGCCCGTGGTGCCCACGGACTGCAACAGCGAGGAGTGGAACCACCCGCGGTGCTGGTCGGTGCCTTCCATGTAAACGTCTGCGATGCCGTCCTCGGTCCCGTCTTCACGGTCGCGCAGGGTGAAGGCATGGGTCGAGCCGCTGTCGAACCAAACGTCGAGGATGTCGGTCACCTGATCGAACTCCGCCGGATCGACGATGCCTTCGAGGAACCGCTCCTTCGCGCCTTCCGCATACCACGCATCGGCACCCTCGACCTCGAAAGCCTCGGTGATACGCTGGTTCACTGCTTCGTTGCGCAGTAGGAAGTTCTCATCCGTTGGGGCCACGCCCTTGCGCACGAAACAGGTCAGCGGCACGCCCCATGCGCGTTGGCGGCTCAGCACCCAGTCGGGCCGTGCCTCCATCATCGAATGCAGACGGTTGCGGCCAGATTTCGGCACCCAGTTGACCTTGTCGATACACGTCAGCGCGCGCTCGCGGATGGTCTTGCCGTTTTGGTCCAGACCGTCGCCGACTTCCTTGTCGATGGCAGCAAACCACTGCGGCGTATTGCGGTAGATCACCGGCGCCTTAGAGCGCCAGCTGTGCGGGTAGCTGTGCTTGATCTTGCCACGCGCCAGCAGACCGCCGACCTCAACCAGCTTGTCGATAATGGCGCTGTTGGCGTTGCCCTCCTTGCCATTGGGCTTGAGGATCGCTTTGCCGCCAAAGAACGGCAGATCGTCGCGGAAACGACCGTCTTCCATGACGTTATAGGTGATCACCTGTGGCAGCATACCCAGATCGCGGTAAAGCTCATATTCCTCAAGACCGTGCGACGGCGCGCAGTGCACGAAGCCTGTCCCCTCGTCCGAGGTCACGAAATCGGCGGCACGGAAATCGCGCGGATCATCCCACTCGCCCTCCGCCCCTTCGGCACCGGCCAGCGGGTGCAAAAGCGAGATTTTGGCCAATTCGTCATTCTCGACGCCGCGGACACGGCGCCACATGCCATCTTCCAGACGCGCCCGGGCAAAGACATCCGCCGCCAGATCATCGGCCAGCAGGAACCGCTCGCCCACCTCGGCCCAGCATTCGTCCGGTGTGGCGGTGACTTCGTAAAGGCCATAGGAAATGCCCTCGCCGTACACCACGGCCTTGTTCGAGGGCATGGTCCAAGGCGTTGTGGTCCAGATCACCACGTGCGCGCCGTCCAGATCGCCTTCGGTGCCGACGACCTCGAACTTCACCCAAACGGTGTGGCTTTCCTTGTCGTGATACTCGACCTCAGCCTCGGCCAGCGCGGTCTTTTCGACCGGCGACCACATCACAGGCTTAGAGCCCTGATAAAGCGTGCCGTTCATCAGGAACTTCATGAATTCCTCGGCGATCACGCGCTCGGCGTGGAAATCCATCGTGAGGTACGGGTTTTCCCAATTGCCGGTAATGCCCAACCGCTTGAACTCTTCGCGCTGCACATCGACCCAACCGCGGGCGAACTCGCGGCATTCGGCGCGGAATTCATTGATCGGCACCTGATCCTTGTCGCGGCCCTTCTTGCGGTACTGCTCTTCGATCTTCCATTCGATCGGCAGGCCGTGGCAATCCCAGCCGGGGATATAGCGCGCATCATAGCCCATCATCTGGTGGCTACGCACGATCATGTCCTTGATCGTCTTGTTCAGCGCGTGACCGATGTGCAGGTTCCCGTTGGCGTAGGGAGGGCCATCGTGCAGGGTGAAAGGCTCACGGCCCTCTTTCTCGCGCAGGCGGTCATAGACGCCGATTTTCTCCCAGCGTTCCAGCCAAGCGGGCTCGCGCTTGGGCAGTCCGGCGCGCATCGGGAAATCGGTTTTGGGCAGGTTCAACGTGGCTTTATAGTCGGGGGTCTCGGCGCACATGGGGAGCGTCCTTCGGCATTGGGGGGTTATTCAATCTGGTTCGGTGCGAGCGGCTCAAACACCTCGGCCCGGCGTCTCAGTTGGTCAGAGCGCCGGGGATATAATTCGAATAATGATCGCGGTGAGGCGTGTCATAAAGCCGCTTATAAACAGCCCCCCCTGCCCCGACAAGCCCCGGCAGAGCGACAGGAAATTGCAGTTCAACCAGCGGCGGATATGACCCCAGAAATCTTAGCAACGATCTTAACATTTTTTATGATTCCCGGCCTTCTCTTGAATTGTTCGGCGAAAACAGCATCATACGCTTTTCATTATACTAAACGAGTGCGTGGCCCCTTGTGCTTAGGGCAACCGCGCCATTTTTAATGGGCGGAAAGGCCTCTAAGTGACCACCGAACAGCCCCTATATCATGATATGACCGTTAAACCCTCTGGCATGGTGGATCACCTAAGTGATGCGCAGTGGGCCAAGCTCGCGCCGCTTTTGGTCCAGCATAAGCATTATGCCCCCGGAAACGTGGTTAGCCGCCGGGGAGATCATTTGAACCACAGCCTTTTGCTGCTTGATGGTCTGATCGCCCGGAGCGTGCCCCGCGGGCAACGCGCGCGCAGCACGTTCGTCGCTCTGCAATTTCCGGGCGAGTTCGTTGATCTACATGCCTTTCCACTAAAGCGGTTGGACCATGACGTCGTATCGCTGACCGATACGCGTGTGGCTATAGTGTCTCATGACACGCTGCACGAATTGCTTAACGGCGATGTAGAACTGGCCCGAAAGCTCTGGCTTATGACCTTGGTGGATGCCTCAATTCACCGCCATTGGGTTATGCGCAACAGCGCCATGCGCGCGCTCGCGCGGGTCGCGAATTTCCTAAGCGAGTTTGATGCCCGCATGACCGCCGCCTACGGTGTGGAGCGTCAAAGCCTACCCTTCAGCCTGCGCCAAACTGACATTGCCGATGCCACTGGCCTCACCTCGGTTCACGTCAGCCGCACATTGCGTGAACTGCGCGAACATGGCTGCTGCTCTGTGACGGGAGGGAAGCTTTTGATCCACGACCGTAACGGCTTGCACAAAGTCGGTATGTTTGAGGCGGCCTATCTATATATGCCGGAACCCGAGACAGTGATTTAATTCGCCTCTGTTGACGCTTCTTTCTACCCCACATCTGCCATCGCTTCGTTCAGGCCCTCCACCCGCAGAGCGAGCGACGGATAGGTTCTGCGCGGCACTCCCACATATCGCTGTGCAGATGCCTCACGATAAAGCCGTTCAAACTTCGCAACCATTGCCCGCGCATCGAACAGCCGCGTCACGCGGGCGCGCGGTACCTCCGAAGGAATTGCAGACGCAAGCTGCAGGGCCTCTGCCAAGGCAGCTGGGCTATCGTCGGCGGCGATCACACCTGCATCGCCAAGCACCTCTTCGACGGCCCCATGTGGGGTTGCCGCGATGGGTAGCCCCATCGCCATCGCCTCCACCGCTGCAAGGCCAAAAGGTTCCTCCCATTGCGGCGTGAAAAGCGCGACAGATGCCCGACCATAGGCCTGTCCAAGCGCAACAGTATCCAAATGCCCGACGTATTCAACACCGCCATATAGATGGGGTCTTACCAAATCGTTAAAGTAATCCTCATGCTCAACTACGCCGTAGAGTCGCAGCGGCACTCCGGCGATCTGCGCGGCCTCTGCCGCCAAATGCGTGCCTTTCGTCGGCGTGATCCGACCTGCCCAAACCGCGCTGCCATCACCGGGTCCGCCTTCAGTCCATTCGGTAAGGTCGATCCCGTTGTGCACCACATGCGCGGTTTCTGGCGCGCCTTCGGGCCACCAAATGTCCCGCTGGCGTGCCGAAACAACGGAAGAGAGATGCCAAGGCGCTGCCCCATCCGTCAGAGCGCGGCGCAAAACCTTAAACGGCGGGATATGAAGCGATGTGACCATCGGCAGCCGCTCTGCCCGCGACAGGCGCGGTAGGTAGCGGTGCAGCGCGTTGTTGTGCACCACGTCAAAGCGCCCCTCTAACAAGAGCCGCGCCGCACGGGCATAGCAGGCATCAAGGTGCGCATTCAGCGCCTCGGTTCCGTGGAAATTATGCCACGGAAACCGCGCATCATAATGCGCATCGCAGATCGGCAGCAGTTTGACCCCCGGTGGCAGCCCTGCGGCACTGTCGCCGCTGGCCAATAGGGTCACGTCATGGCCCCGCGCGGCCAACATCCGTGCAAGCCCGTGTGTAAACGCCTCCATTCCGCCCTTGAAGGGGGGGGCAATAGGATGGCGAATATGGCCGACGATGGCGATGCGCAGGGTCATTCCGCCGCGATCCGCTCTTCGCCGCGCAGATAGCGCAGCACGCGCGCGGTATTGGCGTAGGGCTGATCAGATTGCTGCTCACAGAGCGCAAAATCATCCGCATCCGGCTCGCGCAACTGCACCAACGCATCCCCATCATTGCCCACCAACCCCATAAGGCGAAAGGCCGTGAGCCAGTGGTTCATCGTTCGGTGGCCCCATTTGTCAGCAAAGATCTCGGTATTGCGCAGGATCGACGGAATGTGTTGGATCGGCGGCATGCAATGGGCGTGATGCTGGTGAAAGACCTTCGCCCCCTGCGCCCAGTGGATCGGCACGCCGCGCTCGTCCAATTCGCGGCCAAAATCGGTGTCCTCTCCCCCATATCCGGTAAAGCGTTCGTCAAAGCCGCCTGACTTGTTCCAATCTTGACGGTGGATGGCAAAGTTCAGCGACCAAAAGCAGCGGTAATCGTTGCAACGCTTCAACCCTTCGGCAGGCGGCCCTTGGCGGTCCGAATGACGCACGGCGACGGCTTCGAGTTTGCTGTAGGTCCACCCCTCATCTGCGGCGCCAGCGGGCAGGTAATTCACCTCGCCCATGATCAGACCGTTACCGGGGACCGCATAGCCCATGTAATCGGCGATGAGGTCTTGCGCAGGGATACAATCTACATCGAGGAAAACCAAACAGTCGCCTACGGCTTCTGTCGCGACGGTATTGCGTGCCCGCGAAAGCGGGAGTTCGCGGCCTGTGACCTGTACCTGTCGAATTGGAAAATCGGTCAGCGGCAAGTCTTCGTAAAGCGTGTCTTGCATGACGCCGATCACCAATTCATCCGGCTGGCGGGTCTGCCGCGTAAGGCCGAGGATAACATTGTGCAAATGAACGGCCCGCCCCCGTGCAAGTGTCAGGGCGCTGACTGTGGTGTCTTTAGGCGCGGATGGGGTGAACGACGTCATGTAAATCTCCGATTTCTTTGGATGTTTCAAAAAGCAATTGATCGGCCAAACCGGCCAACCATTGGGCTGTCTCAGACGCGGCATTCTCATTGACCAAAGCCCGTTGCAGGGCCGGATCATTAGCGTTGATGGTGGTGCCTATCGCTGTGCGCCAAGCCTCGGCTGAAGATGGAAAATGCGCGAGGTGATGCGCCGCACCCGCACGGGCCAGTGCTTCGGCCTTTTCGATCTGTTCGTCGAAATAGCGCCACTCCGGCACGGCAAGCCAAGGCGTTTCTGCAGCGAGGATTTGGTGACAGGTGGTGTTCCCCGTAGACGCCACCACCATGTCAGCTGCCGCCAGATATTCGGGGGCGTTCTTGACCCAGCCGTGATGTTGCAGGTTTGCCGGTTCCGTCGCATGCCAGTCTCGCGCCATTTGACCGATGGTGATGAACGCCGTTTCAGGCATTGCCCGCGCGGCGATACCAAAAGGGGCCGAAGCAAAACCAGTGCCACCACCACCCGACATGACAACCACCAACTGTTGATCCGATACGATCCCGAGTTGCGCACGTGCCGCTGCCCGCGTTGCCGTATCAGGGCGCTTGACCTTGACCCCAAGCCCCCCGGCAAAATGGGTTTTTGCCATATGCCGCGCAGGCCAATCGGGCTGCGCCAGCGCCCGCGCCCCGGGACAAAGCAGACCAACCGCCCCGTCATAGGCCGCCTGATGCCCTGGATCGTTTCGCCGCCCGTGTTGCAGCACTTTGACATGCGGCACCGAGCATAGCCGCGCAAGCTGCGCCACCTCGGCAGAGACATCGCTTATCATTAACACTGGATTGGCACTGGCAAACCACGACACCAGTTGCGCCATGGCCTGCCGGATCCCCGGCCAACCCAGAGGGGCGCAGTGTACCGTATCTGGGGCGGTGGTGGTGTCGTGGATGTCCTCCGCCCCGGTCGGTTCAAACAGCGATGGCAGGGTGATCAACTCTACCGGGCGATTAAAAGCCGGAAAAATATCTGGTTTCGCGCAAAAGACGGTCACCGGCTGGCTGTCTGGCAGCGCATTGACCACCGCCGCGCAGCGCTCGGCATGACCCCGGCCCTGATGATGCACGAAATAACCGATCGGCCGCGTCATTGCGCCACCATCTTAACAGGCGGTTCCATCGCGTTCGGCGCAAGGCCAAAAGTCTCCAACCCCTCCAGCACCCCAGCGGCATGAGAAGCACGCGCATAATACAGCCGCCCGCCCCCCAAGCGTTCCCGAAGCCCGTCCATCGCATTGCCCACTAGAATGCCCCGGCCAGGCCCGTGTTTTACCGCCTGCAACATATCAAAGTCATTGCCACTGTCCCCGGCGACAACAACGCGGTCCATTGGCATACCCAGCCGCCGTGCCGCCGCGCAGACAGCGGCCCCCTTGCCCGCCGCCAAGGGCAGCACATCAATCAGCCGATTATGAGAGGCGACAATCTGCGCTGCCGCACCGCACCGCGCCAAATGCCGTTCCAACCGCCGCGCTGTGCGCATGTCTCCGAAACCGCTGAGTTTCCAACGGCGCTGCTCAACCCGGGCTTGCCAATTGAATCCGAAGTCCTCCAACGCTCGTTTTACCCGATCGCGTGCCCAACCTGCGTCGAGCTTGCAGGCAAATCGCGCGTCTAAACAAAGCCGCCCTTGTGCATCGGGCAGATAGACTTCGGTCCCGACCGAGGTGATGAAAACGCGCGGCATCGGCAGGTTCCATTCCCGCAAGATACGGCGGGCTTCGGGTAAACTGCGCCCCGTAGCCACAGCAAACACCGGACGGTCCCGGGCAACCCATGTGTTGAACAACGCGGCTGACGGCACACAGCCAGTGAGCGTGTTATCGATGTCGCTGGCCAGCATGACCGGTGCAGCGGCAAGGGGCGCTGCGTTGCGAATGTCTTCACAGATCAGTTGCACCTCTTGGGCCCATTTAGACCAGTCATAACGCCCGACATTTGCCTGCCCCGCGGCGGATGCATCGGCCCACAGCGCCCGGTCATCCAAAAGCTTTAACAGCGCCGCCTTAATCGCCTGCGCATCAGATGGAGGCACGCAAATACCGTGACCAAGGTCTGCCACGATATCCGCAGGCCCCCCTTCCTGAGTGGCCACAACCGGCAAGCCATGAGCCGCCGCTTCCAACATTGTCAGGCCAAAGGGCTCATGCAGAGCAAGGTTCACAAACACCCCACCCGTCTGTCTCGCCGCGTCATAGAGTGCGGCAACATCAGCCTGCGTGTGCTGCGGCGGCAAGGCCACCTTACCGCGCAAATTCGGGGTCTCCAAAATGTCGCGCAGTTTGCCTAGCTCGGCCCGCGCCTCGGGGTTGGCCTGCAATGCGTCGCCATGCTGCCCGGCAAGGATCACAAGGTTCGCACGCGCCTGCAAATCGGGGCTGTCTGCATAAACCTGCGCCAAACGCGCAAGGTTCTTGCGGGCAACAGGCCGTGCCACCGCCAGCAGCATCGGGCGGTCCGGTTCGCATAGCGAACTGGCCAACAATGCGCGCCCGGCCCCGTTCTGCGCAGGGCGGCGCAGTGACACACCCGGAGGGACGCGGTGCACCCGCGCCTGTGCGTCCGCGCCATATGCCGCGACCTGAACCTCTGCCTCATCACGTGACGACAACACAACCGCATCCGCCTCTACCAAGGCACGCCGCTCGGCCTCAATCCGTGCGGCATCCACCGCCGCGCCGGATTTGCTCAGCGCCAGTGAATGCGGCGTGTAGATCACCGGAATGCCAAACCGTTCACGCGCCGCCAAGGCCAACTGCGCTGCATCCGAGAAATGCGCATGGATCACATCTGGCCGTCGCGTGGCCTGCGCCAGATCCGCCAAAAACGCCTCAACCAGCGCAGGGATTTCCGCAGCAAGGTTTTCTTTGCTCAGATACCCGCGTTGCGCCGTCCACAGCCGCCGGATCGACAGGCCGCGGCTGACCTGCTGGTCTGTCTGTGCGTGCACCGCACCAAGGCTTGGCTCATCAAATGCACGCGTTACGATCTGCACCGTATCCACATCCCCGCGCGCCGCCTGCGCACGGGCTGCACCCAGAATATACGCGATATGACCGCCGGTATCTTCGGTCACGCCGTAGTTAACAGTCGGAGCTGTAAGACAGCCCCCCAGTGCGATGTGGCAAATGTACATGACGGGTCTCCTTATGGGAGGTGAACCCCATTCAGCAGCCCTTCCGTTCCGATAACAAAAGTTAACACGTGAACCTCTGGAAACGACTTTGTCGTGGTCTAGCTGGCTTTCCATTGTGTCCAATCGCATGCCCCATAACGAGCCACTTGATGACCCTCAAAACTCCTCCACGCTATTTGTTTATCGGCGGGCTGCACCGTTCTGGCACGTCGCTGGTGAACCGACTGGCCAATGTGCTGCCCGGTGCGGGCGGCATCACCGGATCCGCCGCGCCCGAGAATGAGGGCGTTTACCTGCAAGGCGCCATCGCGCATACGGCGCAAACGGGGCGGCCCATGCATTTTGCGACCAATCCGGCTGAACATCTGACCGAAGATCACCCGCTGAATTCATTGGAAACAAAGACACGTTTGGAGAACGACTGGGCCCCGTGGTTTGCCCCCGACCTGCGCTGGCGGGTTGAGAAATCACCGGTCAACCTGACCCGTATGCGGTTGCTGCAGCAGCTTTTCCCAATGTCTCAATTCATCATCGTTCTGCGCCACCCAGAAGCGGTCGCGGCCTCGGTCGCGTCTTGGGTTGATGCCCCCACTGAGCAGTTGATTGACCATTGGATCGCGGCGCAGGCGCAACTGCTTGGCGACCTGCCATATCTGCACGCTGTGATGGTACTGCGGTACGAAGATGTCGTTGCCGATACACCCAAGGCGCTTCGCCGGATCGCGGCCTTTCTGGACCTGCCAGAAACTTCACTGCCCGAACTGATCTCGGACGGCAATCAGCAGTATCAAGGCGCGTTGCAGATGAACCCCGGACAGGCCGAAAAGGCCGCGAGCTGGGGATATCGGCCCGGGCTCGCTGTCGGGACGTTTCGCGGAATGATCCAGCACCCCCTGCGGGCTATCCGCGAAAATGCCGCGTCCTAGATTGCCTTATTCCTTACCGAAAACCCCAGTAAGCGCCCGTTTGACGATGCCCCGCACACCGGGCCGTTTTTCCCGCACAAAGGGCAACGGACG of Sulfitobacter sp. DSM 110093 contains these proteins:
- a CDS encoding methylated-DNA--[protein]-cysteine S-methyltransferase, with product MKHASLTTPFGDLTLTEEDGAITALGWGQATRQDCSDLLDTALSQLNEYATGKRQSFDLPLRIKGSDFQREVCAAILAIPFGDTRTYGEIARDLGMPAQAVGGACGGNPIPIIIPCHRVMGAKGLTGFSGAGGVETKVALLRHEGAAGLLI
- the ileS gene encoding isoleucine--tRNA ligase; the encoded protein is MCAETPDYKATLNLPKTDFPMRAGLPKREPAWLERWEKIGVYDRLREKEGREPFTLHDGPPYANGNLHIGHALNKTIKDMIVRSHQMMGYDARYIPGWDCHGLPIEWKIEEQYRKKGRDKDQVPINEFRAECREFARGWVDVQREEFKRLGITGNWENPYLTMDFHAERVIAEEFMKFLMNGTLYQGSKPVMWSPVEKTALAEAEVEYHDKESHTVWVKFEVVGTEGDLDGAHVVIWTTTPWTMPSNKAVVYGEGISYGLYEVTATPDECWAEVGERFLLADDLAADVFARARLEDGMWRRVRGVENDELAKISLLHPLAGAEGAEGEWDDPRDFRAADFVTSDEGTGFVHCAPSHGLEEYELYRDLGMLPQVITYNVMEDGRFRDDLPFFGGKAILKPNGKEGNANSAIIDKLVEVGGLLARGKIKHSYPHSWRSKAPVIYRNTPQWFAAIDKEVGDGLDQNGKTIRERALTCIDKVNWVPKSGRNRLHSMMEARPDWVLSRQRAWGVPLTCFVRKGVAPTDENFLLRNEAVNQRITEAFEVEGADAWYAEGAKERFLEGIVDPAEFDQVTDILDVWFDSGSTHAFTLRDREDGTEDGIADVYMEGTDQHRGWFHSSLLQSVGTTGRAPYRNVVTHGFTLDAKGMKMSKSIGNTIVPEKIVQQYGADILRLWVAQTDYTADQRIGDEILKGVADSYRRLRNTMRYMLGALNDFSEADRVDPADMPELERWVLHRVAELDKVVRDGFARFDFQGVFQAVFTFATVDLSAFYFDIRKDALYCDGDTLRRRAARSVLDILFHRLTTWLAPVLVFTMEEVWLERFPGEESSVHLVDMPETPEAWLNPELAAKWAKVRAARRVVTAALEVQRTEKVIGASLEAAPIVHVTDEAQREALESVSFEDVAITSDITVTGDAAPAEAFRMPETQGVSVVFEKAEGAKCERCWKVLPDVGTHEHPGVCGRCDEAVREALAEA
- a CDS encoding Crp/Fnr family transcriptional regulator, which encodes MTTEQPLYHDMTVKPSGMVDHLSDAQWAKLAPLLVQHKHYAPGNVVSRRGDHLNHSLLLLDGLIARSVPRGQRARSTFVALQFPGEFVDLHAFPLKRLDHDVVSLTDTRVAIVSHDTLHELLNGDVELARKLWLMTLVDASIHRHWVMRNSAMRALARVANFLSEFDARMTAAYGVERQSLPFSLRQTDIADATGLTSVHVSRTLRELREHGCCSVTGGKLLIHDRNGLHKVGMFEAAYLYMPEPETVI
- a CDS encoding glycosyltransferase — encoded protein: MTLRIAIVGHIRHPIAPPFKGGMEAFTHGLARMLAARGHDVTLLASGDSAAGLPPGVKLLPICDAHYDARFPWHNFHGTEALNAHLDACYARAARLLLEGRFDVVHNNALHRYLPRLSRAERLPMVTSLHIPPFKVLRRALTDGAAPWHLSSVVSARQRDIWWPEGAPETAHVVHNGIDLTEWTEGGPGDGSAVWAGRITPTKGTHLAAEAAQIAGVPLRLYGVVEHEDYFNDLVRPHLYGGVEYVGHLDTVALGQAYGRASVALFTPQWEEPFGLAAVEAMAMGLPIAATPHGAVEEVLGDAGVIAADDSPAALAEALQLASAIPSEVPRARVTRLFDARAMVAKFERLYREASAQRYVGVPRRTYPSLALRVEGLNEAMADVG
- a CDS encoding galactosyltransferase-related protein → MTSFTPSAPKDTTVSALTLARGRAVHLHNVILGLTRQTRQPDELVIGVMQDTLYEDLPLTDFPIRQVQVTGRELPLSRARNTVATEAVGDCLVFLDVDCIPAQDLIADYMGYAVPGNGLIMGEVNYLPAGAADEGWTYSKLEAVAVRHSDRQGPPAEGLKRCNDYRCFWSLNFAIHRQDWNKSGGFDERFTGYGGEDTDFGRELDERGVPIHWAQGAKVFHQHHAHCMPPIQHIPSILRNTEIFADKWGHRTMNHWLTAFRLMGLVGNDGDALVQLREPDADDFALCEQQSDQPYANTARVLRYLRGEERIAAE
- a CDS encoding glycosyltransferase, with product MTRPIGYFVHHQGRGHAERCAAVVNALPDSQPVTVFCAKPDIFPAFNRPVELITLPSLFEPTGAEDIHDTTTAPDTVHCAPLGWPGIRQAMAQLVSWFASANPVLMISDVSAEVAQLARLCSVPHVKVLQHGRRNDPGHQAAYDGAVGLLCPGARALAQPDWPARHMAKTHFAGGLGVKVKRPDTATRAAARAQLGIVSDQQLVVVMSGGGGTGFASAPFGIAARAMPETAFITIGQMARDWHATEPANLQHHGWVKNAPEYLAAADMVVASTGNTTCHQILAAETPWLAVPEWRYFDEQIEKAEALARAGAAHHLAHFPSSAEAWRTAIGTTINANDPALQRALVNENAASETAQWLAGLADQLLFETSKEIGDLHDVVHPIRA
- a CDS encoding HAD-IIB family hydrolase, with translation MYICHIALGGCLTAPTVNYGVTEDTGGHIAYILGAARAQAARGDVDTVQIVTRAFDEPSLGAVHAQTDQQVSRGLSIRRLWTAQRGYLSKENLAAEIPALVEAFLADLAQATRRPDVIHAHFSDAAQLALAARERFGIPVIYTPHSLALSKSGAAVDAARIEAERRALVEADAVVLSSRDEAEVQVAAYGADAQARVHRVPPGVSLRRPAQNGAGRALLASSLCEPDRPMLLAVARPVARKNLARLAQVYADSPDLQARANLVILAGQHGDALQANPEARAELGKLRDILETPNLRGKVALPPQHTQADVAALYDAARQTGGVFVNLALHEPFGLTMLEAAAHGLPVVATQEGGPADIVADLGHGICVPPSDAQAIKAALLKLLDDRALWADASAAGQANVGRYDWSKWAQEVQLICEDIRNAAPLAAAPVMLASDIDNTLTGCVPSAALFNTWVARDRPVFAVATGRSLPEARRILREWNLPMPRVFITSVGTEVYLPDAQGRLCLDARFACKLDAGWARDRVKRALEDFGFNWQARVEQRRWKLSGFGDMRTARRLERHLARCGAAAQIVASHNRLIDVLPLAAGKGAAVCAAARRLGMPMDRVVVAGDSGNDFDMLQAVKHGPGRGILVGNAMDGLRERLGGGRLYYARASHAAGVLEGLETFGLAPNAMEPPVKMVAQ
- a CDS encoding sulfotransferase; this translates as MTLKTPPRYLFIGGLHRSGTSLVNRLANVLPGAGGITGSAAPENEGVYLQGAIAHTAQTGRPMHFATNPAEHLTEDHPLNSLETKTRLENDWAPWFAPDLRWRVEKSPVNLTRMRLLQQLFPMSQFIIVLRHPEAVAASVASWVDAPTEQLIDHWIAAQAQLLGDLPYLHAVMVLRYEDVVADTPKALRRIAAFLDLPETSLPELISDGNQQYQGALQMNPGQAEKAASWGYRPGLAVGTFRGMIQHPLRAIRENAAS